One genomic segment of Flavobacteriaceae bacterium includes these proteins:
- a CDS encoding CocE/NonD family hydrolase — MKKYTIYLLLFVTIAFSGCTSEKPTKATFVEEHYTKQEVAIAMRDGIKLHTTIYTPKDKSKKYPILLQRTPYSSRPYGEGKMRMSIGPNVNLMKERNIIVYQDVRGRWMSEGVYDNMRAYIPNKKSDQDTDEASDTYDTIEWLVNNVENNNGKVGTWGISYPGYYATVSAIDAHPALKAASPQACIGDFFFDDFHHNGAFLLSYFRAISLFGTYKDTPTDTAWYSFPKMNTQDQYQFFLDKGPLKNLNNYFRYDQLDNTTLKNPDRIDDFFWKEIIEHPNYDTVWQSKGIIQHMNKVPSSVATMIVGGWFDAEDLYGPLETYKGIEKHGKDNYNTIVFGPWDHGSWARRRGQNIVGNYYFGDSISEFFQDKIETRFFNHFLKGTGDKNSGLPEAYVFDSGKKEWCEFDSWPPKNVIKESFYLAKGQKLRKNEKLIRKISFISDVKRPVPYSEDIKTVFTPRKYMTDDQRFAARRPDVLVFETDILEEDMTLAGAITAKLKVATTGTAADWIVKVIDVHPADAKNDEKNKSMQKHLKMSNYHLMVRSEVIRGRFRNSFSHPEPFVPNKKTDVTITFQDVFHTFKKGHKLQIQVQSMWFPLIDLNPQTYVANIFKAEEADFKAQTHTVFTDSSIEFSVLK; from the coding sequence ATGAAAAAATACACGATATACTTGCTTTTGTTTGTAACAATTGCTTTTTCCGGCTGTACATCCGAAAAGCCGACGAAAGCCACGTTTGTAGAAGAACATTATACTAAGCAGGAAGTTGCTATTGCTATGCGAGATGGTATAAAATTGCATACCACCATTTATACTCCGAAAGATAAAAGCAAAAAATATCCTATTTTACTACAGAGAACGCCATATAGTTCTCGTCCATACGGAGAAGGAAAAATGCGAATGAGTATTGGCCCGAATGTCAACTTAATGAAAGAAAGAAACATTATTGTATACCAGGATGTTCGAGGCCGTTGGATGAGTGAAGGGGTTTATGACAATATGAGGGCTTATATTCCCAATAAAAAATCGGACCAAGATACGGATGAGGCTTCCGATACCTATGATACCATAGAATGGTTGGTAAATAATGTGGAGAACAATAACGGAAAAGTAGGCACCTGGGGTATTTCTTATCCCGGATACTATGCAACGGTTTCTGCAATTGATGCACATCCGGCATTAAAAGCTGCCTCACCTCAAGCTTGTATCGGAGATTTCTTTTTTGACGATTTTCATCATAACGGTGCTTTTTTATTGAGTTATTTTAGAGCAATCTCTTTATTTGGAACCTATAAAGATACGCCTACGGATACGGCTTGGTATTCTTTTCCGAAAATGAATACACAGGATCAATATCAGTTCTTTTTGGACAAAGGTCCATTGAAGAATTTAAACAACTATTTTCGGTACGACCAATTGGATAATACCACTCTGAAAAATCCCGATAGAATTGATGATTTCTTTTGGAAAGAGATCATCGAACATCCGAATTATGATACTGTTTGGCAAAGCAAGGGAATCATCCAACACATGAACAAAGTCCCGTCTTCTGTTGCTACAATGATTGTCGGCGGGTGGTTTGATGCCGAGGATTTATATGGCCCGCTGGAAACCTATAAAGGAATTGAAAAACATGGTAAAGATAACTACAACACAATAGTTTTTGGCCCTTGGGATCATGGATCTTGGGCAAGAAGGCGCGGGCAAAATATTGTTGGAAACTACTATTTTGGCGACTCTATTTCCGAATTTTTTCAAGATAAGATTGAAACCCGGTTTTTTAATCATTTCCTAAAAGGAACCGGCGATAAAAACTCCGGGTTGCCCGAAGCTTATGTTTTTGATTCCGGAAAAAAAGAGTGGTGCGAGTTTGACAGCTGGCCTCCTAAAAATGTTATAAAGGAGTCTTTTTATTTAGCTAAAGGTCAAAAATTAAGAAAGAATGAAAAGCTTATTCGAAAAATATCATTTATCAGCGATGTAAAAAGGCCTGTCCCCTACTCCGAAGATATTAAAACGGTTTTTACTCCCAGAAAATATATGACTGACGATCAGCGCTTTGCTGCCAGAAGGCCGGACGTTTTGGTTTTTGAAACGGACATTTTGGAAGAAGATATGACTTTAGCAGGAGCTATTACGGCCAAGTTGAAAGTTGCTACTACCGGCACTGCGGCAGATTGGATTGTAAAAGTAATCGATGTACATCCTGCCGACGCCAAGAACGACGAAAAAAACAAGAGTATGCAGAAGCATTTAAAAATGAGCAACTATCATTTGATGGTGAGGAGTGAAGTAATACGTGGTCGTTTTAGAAATAGTTTTAGCCATCCGGAACCCTTTGTTCCTAACAAAAAAACCGATGTAACTATTACGTTTCAAGATGTTTTCCACACTTTTAAAAAAGGGCATAAATTACAGATTCAGGTACAAAGTATGTGGTTTCCGCTGATTGATTTGAATCCCCAGACGTATGTAGCTAATATTTTTAAAGCCGAGGAAGCAGATTTTAAAGCACAAACACATACCGTGTTTACCGATTCCAGTATTGAGTTTTCTGTTTTAAAATAA
- a CDS encoding IS3 family transposase, producing MTYLKPAQGWLYLTVIIDLFDRKVIGWSLSNGLKARQTIIAAWRMAVNNRMPCEGMIFHSDRGVQYASHAFVNILKSYHVTPSMSRKGNCWDNAVAESFFKTIKTELMIDNKFISNKSLQIKVFEYIETWYNRYRRHSALGYKNIIEFEKLYQIKNVA from the coding sequence ATTACCTATTTAAAGCCTGCACAAGGATGGCTGTACTTAACGGTAATTATTGACCTGTTTGATCGTAAAGTCATTGGTTGGTCTTTGAGCAATGGACTCAAAGCAAGACAAACTATCATTGCTGCATGGAGAATGGCTGTAAACAACAGAATGCCTTGTGAAGGTATGATTTTTCATTCTGATCGAGGTGTACAATACGCATCTCATGCGTTTGTTAATATCCTTAAAAGTTATCATGTAACACCCAGTATGAGTAGAAAAGGAAACTGTTGGGATAATGCAGTAGCTGAATCTTTTTTTAAAACAATCAAAACAGAACTAATGATAGACAATAAGTTTATATCCAACAAAAGTCTTCAAATTAAAGTCTTTGAATACATAGAAACTTGGTACAACAGATACAGAAGACATTCTGCTCTTGGTTACAAAAATATCATCGAATTTGAAAAATTATATCAAATCAAAAATGTAGCTTAA
- a CDS encoding type I addiction module toxin, SymE family: MKKIKIQPKHRRRTYDEIWIPEIKTEGKWLEKLGFKQGEHVKVEWKRKKLIITLIEDEEKADNKMYSS, from the coding sequence ATGAAAAAAATTAAAATCCAGCCCAAACATCGCAGAAGAACCTATGATGAAATATGGATTCCTGAAATTAAGACGGAAGGCAAATGGTTGGAAAAGTTGGGGTTTAAACAAGGGGAACATGTGAAAGTGGAATGGAAGCGAAAAAAATTGATAATTACCTTGATTGAAGATGAAGAAAAAGCCGATAACAAGATGTATAGCTCATAG
- a CDS encoding DUF1295 domain-containing protein: protein MNFAKVSLYENQTVITNGLFRISRNPVFLGMIVSMICLVMVTPNTVTLLFCVVSYILIQIQIRLEEEFLKDQHGKVYIEYQQKTRRFI, encoded by the coding sequence ATCAATTTTGCAAAGGTCTCATTATATGAAAACCAGACTGTGATTACTAACGGCTTGTTTAGAATTTCCAGAAACCCGGTTTTTTTAGGGATGATAGTAAGTATGATATGTCTGGTAATGGTTACTCCGAATACGGTAACTCTGTTATTCTGTGTGGTTAGCTATATTTTGATTCAAATTCAGATACGTCTTGAAGAGGAATTTTTGAAGGATCAACACGGTAAAGTGTATATTGAATACCAACAAAAAACGAGAAGATTCATATAA
- a CDS encoding transcriptional regulator — protein sequence MNLQEAKLKYIQTWGGLATSWGINRTMAQVHALLLISEKPLSTENIMDELKISRGNVNMNVRALIDWGIVQKEYIVGERKEFFGAEKDIWELFKQITKERKKREIEPVLKTLDELQQIKDNSEEAKEFKKVLNDLSGVTNKINGILESVIRADEHWLLSNFTKIIKG from the coding sequence ATGAATTTACAAGAAGCAAAGTTAAAATACATTCAAACCTGGGGTGGTTTAGCTACGAGTTGGGGAATTAACAGAACTATGGCACAAGTTCACGCGCTGTTATTAATTTCCGAAAAGCCTTTATCTACTGAAAATATCATGGACGAATTAAAAATTTCCAGAGGAAATGTGAATATGAATGTACGGGCTTTGATCGACTGGGGAATTGTTCAAAAAGAATATATAGTGGGAGAACGAAAGGAATTCTTTGGCGCGGAAAAAGATATTTGGGAACTCTTCAAGCAAATTACCAAAGAACGTAAAAAAAGAGAAATAGAACCCGTATTAAAGACATTGGACGAATTACAGCAAATTAAAGACAATTCGGAAGAAGCAAAAGAGTTTAAAAAAGTTTTAAATGACCTTTCGGGAGTAACCAACAAAATAAACGGAATTTTGGAGAGCGTTATCAGAGCTGATGAACATTGGTTGTTGTCAAATTTTACCAAAATCATTAAGGGATAA
- a CDS encoding TIGR01777 family protein, with amino-acid sequence MKIVIAGGTGYLGTLLTTHFLKDVKNTVFILSRKQKLNRGNLQYLQWDGKTEGYWSSFLENTDVLINLAGKSVNCRYTKENKAAIYKSRIESTHILCRVVQKLKHPPKIFIQSSSATIYRHSEDRLMTEERGEIGVDFSMDVCKKWEMIFNSHDLPKTKKIITRTAIVLGNKGGAFPIMKRLTKFGFGGKQGSGKQFISWISEEDYIRSMVYLINGEKGIYNLCAPNPLMNKTFQQKLRKKLGVFLGLHIPKWCLKLGAKVVGTESELLLKSRRVYPERLLRSGFRFVTDNFDALTVK; translated from the coding sequence ATGAAAATAGTAATCGCAGGAGGAACAGGCTATTTGGGTACATTATTAACTACTCATTTTTTAAAAGATGTTAAGAATACCGTTTTTATTCTTAGTCGGAAACAAAAATTAAATCGGGGAAATCTTCAGTATTTGCAATGGGATGGAAAAACAGAAGGGTATTGGAGTTCTTTCCTGGAAAATACGGATGTTTTAATTAACCTGGCAGGCAAATCTGTTAATTGCAGATATACAAAAGAAAATAAAGCAGCAATTTATAAAAGCAGAATAGAAAGTACTCATATTTTGTGTAGGGTGGTTCAAAAATTGAAACATCCGCCAAAGATTTTTATACAATCTTCATCGGCAACTATTTACCGTCATTCGGAAGACAGGTTAATGACTGAAGAGAGAGGTGAAATAGGAGTTGATTTCTCTATGGATGTTTGCAAAAAGTGGGAAATGATTTTTAATTCACATGATTTGCCGAAAACAAAGAAAATTATCACGAGAACCGCTATTGTACTAGGAAATAAAGGAGGAGCATTCCCCATCATGAAAAGATTGACAAAATTCGGTTTTGGAGGAAAACAAGGCTCCGGAAAACAATTTATCAGTTGGATTTCGGAAGAAGATTATATTCGTTCAATGGTTTATTTAATTAACGGGGAAAAAGGAATCTATAATCTGTGCGCTCCAAACCCTCTGATGAATAAAACGTTTCAGCAAAAATTAAGAAAAAAGCTAGGTGTTTTTTTAGGCCTTCATATTCCAAAATGGTGTTTAAAATTAGGTGCTAAAGTCGTTGGAACAGAATCGGAATTGCTCTTAAAAAGCAGAAGAGTATACCCTGAAAGATTATTGCGATCAGGTTTTAGATTTGTGACGGATAATTTTGATGCGCTTACAGTAAAATAG
- a CDS encoding helix-turn-helix domain-containing protein: MSKQRYNRIKIVLVEKEQSAKWLADQLSKDKSTVSRWCTNDMQPSIETFYEIAKILDVEVRELFVASKS, encoded by the coding sequence ATGTCAAAACAACGGTACAATAGAATAAAAATAGTTCTTGTTGAAAAAGAGCAGTCTGCAAAGTGGTTAGCAGATCAGTTGAGCAAAGACAAATCCACAGTTTCCCGTTGGTGTACTAATGATATGCAGCCGTCAATTGAAACATTTTATGAAATTGCAAAGATTTTGGATGTAGAAGTGAGAGAGTTGTTTGTGGCTTCTAAAAGCTAA
- a CDS encoding sigma-70 family RNA polymerase sigma factor produces the protein MTTQEVWTTYANDIKYFIISKVKDKAIADDIVQDTFLKIHTKLHTLKNINKLKAWIFTIARNTVIDYFKKSNQTFETYLLKSETEIEQDYHTEKDCLRGILKGLPKKYRDPLFLSDIKGMRQSEVAKQLKLSVPAAKSQIQRARKLIAQGFINCCGFTLNDQGYLVGEMQEKANCKICK, from the coding sequence ATGACGACTCAGGAAGTTTGGACAACATATGCTAATGATATAAAATATTTTATAATCAGTAAAGTAAAAGATAAAGCCATTGCTGACGATATTGTTCAGGATACTTTTTTAAAAATCCATACCAAACTGCATACGCTTAAAAATATCAATAAATTGAAAGCGTGGATTTTTACTATTGCCCGCAATACTGTTATAGATTATTTTAAGAAATCCAATCAGACTTTTGAAACTTATCTTCTGAAATCGGAAACAGAAATTGAACAAGATTATCATACGGAAAAAGATTGCTTACGGGGTATTCTGAAAGGGCTGCCCAAAAAGTATCGTGATCCTCTTTTTTTATCTGATATCAAAGGGATGAGACAATCTGAAGTTGCAAAACAATTAAAGCTTTCTGTTCCCGCTGCAAAATCACAAATACAACGTGCCAGAAAGCTAATTGCACAAGGGTTTATAAATTGTTGTGGGTTTACATTGAATGATCAGGGGTATTTAGTAGGAGAAATGCAGGAAAAAGCGAATTGTAAAATCTGCAAATAA